In Mucilaginibacter celer, one DNA window encodes the following:
- a CDS encoding dihydroorotase → MNLLIKSATILDPGSSFHQQVADILIEDGVITRIADVIDADAEVVDAEGKYVSPGFFDLNCNIGELGLETKEDLASGTAAAAAGGYTGVALMPNTQPPVHSKAEVEYLRNRAKGNLVDVYPLGTISQKREGKDLAEMYDMYQSGAKAFTDGSRPVQDAGLMERALLYAQGFDALVISYPEDTAIAGKAKVNEGEISTLLGMKGIPSLAEELMVARDLYLAEYTVSRIHFTTISTSRSVDLIREAKRKGIEVTCDVAAHHLVLTDEALLGFDSLYKVKPPLRTADDVTALLKGLKDGTIDAIVSQHTPHEIEFKDVEFEVAEYGVIGLQTTLALALKAGLPVELIVEKLAINPREILGVEVPVIAEGETANLVLFDTTAEWEYNAAANRSKSVNSPFMRQTLKGKVLLTYNNKQISK, encoded by the coding sequence ATGAATTTGCTTATCAAATCTGCCACTATTCTTGATCCCGGATCATCCTTTCATCAACAAGTTGCCGATATTTTAATTGAAGATGGTGTTATAACCCGCATTGCGGATGTTATTGATGCCGATGCCGAAGTGGTTGATGCCGAAGGCAAATATGTATCGCCCGGCTTTTTCGATTTGAACTGTAATATTGGCGAACTTGGCCTGGAAACTAAAGAAGACCTGGCTTCCGGTACAGCGGCAGCCGCAGCCGGTGGTTACACAGGTGTGGCGCTGATGCCCAACACGCAGCCACCGGTGCACTCAAAAGCCGAAGTTGAATACCTGCGTAACCGCGCAAAAGGAAATTTAGTCGATGTTTATCCTTTGGGTACCATATCGCAAAAGCGCGAGGGTAAAGACCTTGCCGAAATGTATGATATGTACCAAAGCGGCGCCAAAGCCTTTACCGACGGAAGCCGCCCTGTACAGGATGCCGGTTTAATGGAACGCGCCTTATTATACGCCCAGGGCTTTGATGCTCTGGTGATTTCCTACCCGGAGGATACTGCCATTGCAGGTAAGGCAAAGGTAAACGAGGGTGAGATCAGCACATTGCTGGGCATGAAAGGCATCCCGTCATTAGCCGAAGAACTGATGGTAGCCCGGGATCTTTACCTGGCCGAGTATACCGTTTCGAGGATCCACTTCACCACCATATCAACATCCCGTTCTGTCGATCTGATCCGTGAGGCAAAACGCAAGGGAATAGAGGTAACCTGCGATGTTGCAGCCCATCATTTGGTACTTACTGATGAGGCGCTTTTAGGCTTCGATAGTTTATATAAGGTAAAACCGCCCCTGCGTACTGCCGATGATGTTACCGCTTTATTAAAAGGTTTGAAGGACGGCACCATTGATGCCATCGTATCGCAACATACCCCGCACGAAATTGAATTTAAGGATGTGGAGTTCGAAGTTGCCGAATATGGTGTGATTGGCTTACAGACAACTTTGGCGCTCGCATTAAAAGCGGGCTTGCCGGTTGAGTTGATAGTAGAGAAACTGGCCATCAATCCGCGTGAAATTTTAGGGGTTGAAGTGCCGGTAATTGCCGAAGGCGAAACTGCTAATCTTGTACTTTTTGATACCACAGCAGAGTGGGAGTACAATGCCGCTGCTAATCGGTCAAAATCGGTTAACTCGCCTTTTATGAGGCAAACACTTAAAGGAAAGGTGCTGCTCACCTACAATAACAAACAAATATCTAAATAA